The DNA segment ACCTCCCCCGCGTCGGTGCGCACGGCCGCCGCGCGCGGGCTGCCGATGCTGCTGGGCATGCACTGCGGCGACGAGGAGAAGGCGGAGATGGTCGCGCTGTGGCGGTCGGCCGCGCGGGAGGCCGGGCTGGACGGCGACGAGGTGGCCGCGGCCGCGCACGTCTCGGCCGGCGTGGTGCAGATCGCGGACGACCGCGAGGCCGCGCGGGAGACGCTGACGAAGGCGATGCCCGGCTGGCTGCGGCAGGGGCTGGGCGCCCATGTGACGGTCGACGGCCGCTACCGCGCGATGCGCGATCCGCTGGCGTACACGGAGTTGCTGTGCGCTCTGCATCCGGTCGGCACGCCGCGACTCTGCGCGGACCGGCTGGCGGCGACCTCGGAGCGCACGGGCATCACGCGCTTCGCCCTGCTCGTCGAGGGCTCCGGCGACCTCGCGGCGACGGAGGAGAACGTCCGCCGGCTGGGCACCGAGGTCCTGCCGCAGGTGGGGTGAGCGGGCCCGGTACGGCGGACGGCGGGCGGGGACCGTGGACCTGGGACGGTGTCGGCGACGCGAGCGGGCGGCGCCGTACCGGGGAGGGGCCGTCGTCCGGTGAGTGGTGCTGCCGCTGGCGCACCGGCACGGTGCGTGTCACCACCGTGTGCGCAGCGGCAGCAACGTCGTTCAGCAGTCGCGGAGTTCGGGCGACTGGTTCAGCAGCTGGCCCCGTATGGAAGTGAAGCGGGCCAGTCGGTCGTCCACCACCGGGTCGAGCGGGAAAACCGCGACACGGTGGCAGTTCTGAAAGGCGAGCCGCACACCGAAGTGGCGCTCCAGCGAACCACGGATGGCGTCACTCGCCAGCGCGCGCAGCAGCTGGCCGCGCGCCTGCTCGTCCGGCGGCGGCGTCTGATTGTCGGCGAACTCTCCGCCGTCCACCTTCAGCTGGGCCACCAGAGAGCTGATCATCCCCCATGCATAGGGCAGGGAGGTCCGGACGCAGTCGACAAATGCGGCTTCGTCGACCTCGCCTCGCTCGGCCTGTTCGAGGAGGGCCGGTGAGACGTCGAGCGACATGAGGTTCTCCTCTCGCGGCCCCGCCGGGACGGACGGGGCCTAGGGACGGGACTAGGGGCTTTGCGACGGAGCGTGTTCGCCTCACAACCCCCCGCTGCAACGGTATGCCGCGCAAGAGGCCCGCACCAGGAGATTGCACATACAACCGGCCATTGGCGAGCGCCGGGGGTGCGGGGATTTCCCCCGTAAAGGTCCGGTGATCCAGGGCGAATCGCGTGGGGGGCCTCCGGTCGAGTAGCGTTTCGCCCCATGCGTCTCGTCATCGCCCGCTGCTCCGTGGACTACGCGGGCCGGCTCACCGCCCATCTCCCCTCGGCCCCTCGCCTCATCCTGGTGAAAGCGGACGGCTCCGTCTCCGTGCACGCGGACGACCGGGCCTACAAACCCCTCAACTGGATGTCGCCGCCCTGCACTCTCAAGGAGGGCGACGGGGACGTGTGGACGGTGGAGAACAAGGGGGGCGAGAAGCTCATCATCACCCTGGAGGAGGTCATGCACGACTCCTCGCACGAGCTGGGCGTCGACCCGGGTCTCATCAAGGACGGGGTGGAGGCGCACCTCCAGGAGCTGCTCGCGGACCGGATCGAAACTTTGGGCGAGGGATACTCGCTGATTCGGCGTGAATACCCCACTGCCATCGGCCCGGTGGATATCTTGTGCCGGGACGCCGACAACCAGACCGTCGCCGTGGAGATCAAGCGGCGTGGCGAGATCGACGGTGTCGAGCAGCTGACCCGCTATCTCGAACTCCTCAACCGCGACCCGCACTTGGCCCCGGTGAAGGGCATCTTCGCGGCGCAGGAGATCAAGCCGCAGGCGCGCGTCCTGGCCACCGACCGCGGAATCGGCTGCGTCGTCCTGGACTACGACGCCCTGCGCGGCATCGAGGACGACAAGCTCCGGCTGTTCTGACCCGGTGCGGCCCGATGGCCGCACGCACAGAGCGCGGGGGCCCGGTACACACGTACCGGGCCCCCGCGCTCTGCGCTGCGGACCGTCAGCCGGCCGGGGCGCTCTGTGTGGTGGAGGGCGCACCGTCCGACGGTGAGCCGCCGGACGGGGTCGTGCCGCTGCCGCCGGAGGGCGTGGTGCCGCTGCCGCCGGAGGAACTGCCGGAGGGGTTGGCGGCCGACTGCGACGGGCTCTGGGTCGTCGGCTTGCCCGTGCTGGGGTCACTGGTGGGCGTCGGATCCGGCGACGGGTCGGTCGGGCGGTCCGTCGGCGTCGGGTCCGTCGGCTCGTCCGTCGGGGGACGCGTATGGGTCGGCCGGCCGGTGGGCGTGGTGGGCCGCCCGGTCGGTTCGGTCGGGCCGGTCGTCGGGTCCGTGGGCCCGGTGCTGGGGTCGCTGGGCGAGCCGCTGCCGGCGGAGCCGCTGGGCGACGCGGACGGGCTCGGGGACCCGGCGGGGGTGCCGGGCCGGGTGGTGCCCGGGCCTGCGGCCGGCAGGCTGGCGCCGGGCGCCGGCTGCTCGGCCGGCAGCTCACTGCTGCCGCCGCCGTCGTCGTCGGTGGTCTGTTCCGTGCTGACCTTGTCGTCGTGGGGGTGTTCGCCGCCCGTGGCGCCGAGGGTGACGACGGTGCCCAGGACGGCCGCCAGCAGCGCACCGGCGCCCGCGGCCACGGCGTTGCGGCGCGCCCCGCCGAACACCCGCCGGGCGCCGCCCTTGCCGGCCGCGGTGCCGCCGGCGGCCGCGACCGGGACGGCGGTGGTGGCGGCGGTCGCCGCGGCGCCCCGGGCGACGATCGTGGCGGCGGCCTCCTCGGCGCGGGCCGCCCGCAGCGCGGCGGTCGAGGCGGTGTCGCAGGGTGTGCCGGCCGGTCCCTTCGAGGTCTCCGGTTTCCGGGCGCCGCCCGCCGCCTGCGGGAGGACCGTGGTGGCCGCCGCGGCGGCGTCGGCCCGCGAACGGTCGGTGACCAGCGCCAGCGCACGCCGTCCGGCCACCGCGCCGTTGCGGTCGGAGAGCACCCCGCGCAGCCCGATGGACGCCTCCAGCTCGGCGCGCGCCCGGTCGAGGCTGCCGGTGCACAGCGCCAGCACGCCCAGTTCGTGGTGGAAGTAGGCCTCTTCGGCGACCTCCCCGGCCAGCCGCGCGGCCTCCTGGCCGTACCGCAGGCTGCGCTCCCACGCGTTCCAGTGCAGGGCCGCGGCGAACGCCGGGGCGGCCGTACGGGCGAGCAGGACGGCCGCGCTGGCGTGCCCGCTCTCCCGGCTGCTGGTCAGCACGCCCATGGCGGCCAGCGCCACATCGGACTCGGCGGCGGCCCGCTCGGGGGTGACCGAGGGGTGGCCGGCCCACCAGGCGTAGTGCTGGGCGGCGGTGTGCGCGCGGGCGGCGGCGCCCTCGGCGTAGCCGGCCGCCTCCAGCTGGTCCTGGACGGTGGCGGCGAGCCGGTAGTGGCCGGCGACCGGGGTGATCAGGCCGCAGGCCAGCAGCTCGCCGAGGGCGGCGTCGGCGTGGGTGTCCTGGGTGAGGGCCGGCAGGTGTGCCTGGTGGGGCAGTTCGCCGCCGAGCGCGACGGCGAAGCGCAGCGTCTCCTGGGCGGCGTCGCCGAGCCGCGAGGCGAGCAGCGGGGCGGGTGCGGCGGCCTCGCCGAGGGACGGCAGCGGCACCTCGGCCGGCTCGCCGGGCTCCGCGGGCTCCTCGGTGGTGCCGGCGGCGGCCTTGCCCTCCTCGGGGAAGAGGCCGTAGCCGTCGTCGAGGGCGCCCGGTCCGGCCTGCAGCCGGTCGCGCTGCCGCAGCAGGGCGGCGGCCTGGACGAACCGCAGCGGCAGCCCCTCCGACTCGAACCAGAGGTCGGCGGCCCAGGCCTCCTCGTCGTCGGTGAGCGGCCGGTCCACGGCGCGCTCCAGCAGCCGGGCGCAGGCGGCGCGGCCGAGGCCGCCGAGGAAGACCTCTTCGAGGTGGGAGCCGGGGCTGGGAGCGGCGACGTCGGGGGTGGCGGCGATCAGGAAGGCGCACTCGGGGGTCGCGTCGAGCAGTTCGTCGAGCGCGGCGCCGCCGAACTCCAGGTCGTCCAGGACGACGATGGCGCCGATCTCGGCGACCATCCGCAGCAGTTCGGGCCGGTCGGGGCGGTGCTGCGGGGCCCGGTGGACGGCGGTGAACAGCGCGTGCAGCAGGTCGGCCGTGGTGCGGTGGTAGCCGGAGAGCCGGATGACGCCGTCGGGGGCGAGATCGGCGCAGGCGGTGGCGACGGCGTCCAGCAGCCGGGTGCGGCCCGAGCCGGAGGGGCCGGTGACGCGGACGGAGCGGCCGCGGGAGAGCAGCCGGACCAGGCGTTCGGTGTCCTCGGTGCGCTCTTCGAGCACGGCCTGCTGCCCGGTGGATCCGGGCGGGCCCGGGGGAACCGGGGGCGCGGCGGCGCGGGCGGCCGCGGCGCGTTCCTGCGGGTCGAGCCTGCCGGGGGCCTCGGGGCGCTCGCCGGGCGGGCAGGGTTCTATTTCGCTGCCGTCGACGGGGTTGACGGTGACGAGGTAGGGGCCCGAGACGAGCCGGACGACGCGGGCGAGGCCGCCGGAGCCGCTGCGCGTACCGCCCGGGGCGGGGGCCGGCGGCTCGGCGGGGCCGCCCTGCTCGCCGTACTCCTCAGGCCCCCGGTGGCTGTTCGGGTCCATGCTGCAAGCTCCCAGATCTGGCGTGCCGACTGCGCTTCCGGCCGTCCGCACTCCCCCGGCTCCGGCAGGTCGTCCTCAGCCGTCGCGTCTGGTCCGGTGCCCGCCGCGGATGATGGCATACGGGCGGGAACCGAACCTTAGACCCGGAGAGCGGGCAGGTGTACCGCCGGGGGGTGGCTCTGACCGGAACTTCCTGGATTGGTCGGTATCACGCGGTTTACGACATTTCCGTGGCCCGGCTCTTCGGTTTTCGTCATGTTTCGGGCGCGATCCTGATCGCGCCGCAGGACGCCCCCGCCCCGGGCGGCGGGACGCGGGGCGGCCCGCCTCACACCCGGGGGAGCGACTCCGCCTCGATGCCGCCCTCGATGGCGAGGATGCGGTGCAGGCGGGTGGCGACGAGCAGGCGCTGCATCTGGGGCGGCACGCCCCGGAGCACCAGCCTGCGGCCCACCCGGCCGGCGCGGCGGTGCGCGCCCATGATCACGCCGAGGCCGGTGGCGTCCCAGGAATCCAGCTCGGTCAGGTCCAGCACGAGATCGCCCCGACCGGAGTCGACGGCGGCATGCAGGGCCGTACGGGCGTCCGCCGCGCTGCGGACGTCGAGGCGGCCCCCGACGACCAGCTCGGCGTGGTCGCCCCTGATGTGCATATGCGCTCCCCGATGTCATGGGTGGTGACGCCTGGACGTCTACAGAACTGACTGCCTCTCATGCGGCGAAGTTGCCGCCTGTAAGCGAACCGATACCGAATTCACCCGTGGGGGTGACTCCATCGGTCCGATGGGGCTGATGCGGCCTCAGTGCTTGTAGAAGCCCTGCCCACTCTTGCGTCCGATATCGCCCGCATCGACCATTCGCCGCATGATCTCCGGCGGGGCGAACTTCTCGTCCTGGGACTCGGTGTAGATGTTGTCGGTGGCGTGCAGCAGGATGTCGACGCCCGTCAGGTCGGCGGTGGCCAGCGGTCCCATCGCGTGGCCGAAGCCCAACTTGCAGGCGGTGTCGATGTCCTCGGCGCTGGCCACGCCGGACTCGTAGAGCTTGGTGGCCTCGACGACCAGCGCCGAGATCAGGCGGGTGGTGACGAAGCCGGCCACATCGCGGTTGACGACGACGCAGGTCTTGCCGACCGACTCGGCGAACTCCCGGGCCCTGGCCAGGGTTTCGTCGCTGGTCTTGTAGCCGCGGACCAGCTCGCACAGCTGCATCATCGGCACCGGCGAGAAGAAGTGCGCACCGACGACCCGCTCCGGGCGGGAGGTGGCGGCGGCGATCTTGGTGATCGGGATGGCGGAGGTGTTGGAGGCCAGCACCGCCTCGTCCTTGACGAGCTTGTCCAGCGTCTGGAAGATCTCGCGCTTGACGTCGATCCGCTCGAAGACCGCCTCGACGACGATGTCGGCGTCGGCGACGGCTTCCATGTCGGTCGTGGTGGTGATGCGGGCCAGCGCCTGCTCGGCGTCGGCCGCGGCCAGCTTGCCCTTGGCGACGAACTTCTCGTACGAGGACTCGATGCCGCCCTTGCCCCGGGCCAGCGCCTCGTCCGTCACATCGCGGAGGACCACGTCCCAGCCCGCCTGCGCGGAGACCTGCGCGATACCGGACCCCATGAGTCCGGCCCCGATGACGGCGAGCTTCTTTGCCACTGCTGTCCCCTCACACCCTGTGCATTTGACGGTCCTGGGTGACGTTAGCGGTCGTGAGCGATCGTTTGGAGGGTAAGAGATGCGCGTCACGTCTCGGATGACGGACATCACACCGCCGGGGTCCGCGGGCGGGGTGCGAACCGGACAGTCCACCGTCAGTCGGTCGCCCGTACGGCGTAGTTGAGGACCTTTTCGCCCAGCAGGCTTCGCGTTCGCCGCCGTGCTGACCGCGGCGCCGGCGTCGCTGTCGTACGCGCTGGCGCTGAGGGTGAGCACCCCGCAGGAGTCCGGACCGGTCATCAACGCCGTCACCATGCCCTCGATGCTGCTGTCCGGGCTGATGCCGCCGATCGCGCCGGGGCCCCGGTGGCTCGATGTGCTCTCGCACGTCATGCCGCTGCGCTACCTCGTCGACGCGGTGCGGGCGGCGTTCGCCGGCGCCTGCTCCTCCCCCGCGATGCTCCACGGCACCCTGGTGGCGGTCGCCTTCGCCACGCTGTCCGTGACCTATTGCACCCGGACCTTCCGCAGGTCGGCGGCGTAGGCTCGCTCATATGGTGAATCTGACGCGCATCTACACCCGCACCGGCGACAAGGGCACCACCGCCCTGGGCGACATGAGCCGCACCGCCAAGACCGACGCGCGGATCTCGGCGTACGCGGACGCCAACGAGGCCAACGCGGCGATCGGCGTGGCCCTGGCGCTCGGCTCGCTCCCCGAGGACGTCGCGGCGGTGCTGCTGCGGGTGCAGAACGACCTGTTCGACGTCGGCGCGGACCTGTCGACGCCGGTGGTGGAGAACCCGGAGTTCCCGCCGCTGCGCGTCGAGCAGAGCTACATCGACAAGCTGGAGGCGGACTGCGACCGCTTCCTGACGGAGCTGGAGAAGCTCCGCAGCTTCATCCTCCCCGGCGGCACGCCCGGCGCCGCGCTGCTGCACCAGGCCTGCACGGTCGTCCGCCGCGCGGAGCGCTCCACCTGGGCCGCCTTCGAGGAGCACGGCGAGACCATGAACCCGCTGACGGCCACGTACCTCAACCGCCTCTCCGACCTCCTGTTCATCCTGGCCCGTACGGCCAACAAGGAGGTCGGGGACGTGCTGTGGGTGCCCGGCGGGGAGCGCTGAGCCGCCACCGCCGGCCGGCCCGGAGGCTCGCTAACGGAGCGTCTTCTGCCGCGGCCGGGGCGCTTCCTCGGGGACCTCGGTCCGGCCGCGCGGGTCCTTCTTCTGCCAGATGAGGTAGGTCAGGGCGATCACCGCGTGGATGCTGACGATCTTCAGCGCGGTGCCCTGCCACTCGTGCAGCGAGGTCGTGTCACCGCCGTCACCGACGTACGCGATCGCGGCCTGCAGCAGCCCGCAGGCGACCACGGCCATCAGCACCGTGCGCAGCCACAGCTTCCCCTCGTGCTTGGCGTAGTCGAGTCCGTACCGCTTCACCGGCCTGGGACCGCCGGCGAAGCGGTACGCGACATGCCCGTCGACCCACTTGATCGTGTAGTGGCCGTAGGCGACCGTGAAGCCGATGTAGACGGCGGCCAGGCCGTGCTTCCAGTCCGCCGGCGCGCCGTTCTTCAGGTCGATCGCCGTGACGACCAGCAGGATCAGCTCCAGCAGCGGCTCCATCAAGAGCACCGCCGCTCCGGTGCGTCGCATCTTGGCCAGGTAACGCAGCGCCAGACCGAGCGCCAGCAGCACCCAGAAGCCGACCTCGCAGGCGATGATCAGCACGACGATCACGGCTGTCTCCTTTCAGGGCTCTCCACCGAACACCTCAAGCCTTCCAGCGGCCGCCGCCCTTGACGTCGTCGCGCGCGATGATCCGGGACTGCATCTTTCGATGTAGCGCACGACTTACGGCGATGCCCCGGACGTGGAGGCACCGGACCCCGCGGCCGTGTTTGATGGAGGGGTGACCGCCCCACCCCACGCCGCCCCCGGCCGGCCGCACCGCCTCGATCTGCTCATCGCGGTCGGCGGTCTGCTCGGCGGACTGCTGCTCTGGGCGATGAATCTGCACGGCGGGCCCTCCCGGCTGGGGCTGCCCCCCTCACTCACCCTGGTCGCGCTCACCGCGATGGCGGTGGCGGAACTGATGCGCCGTACGGCCCCGATGGCGGCGCTGGCCCTGGCGGTACCCGCGCTGGCGCTGGACATCTGCGCCGGCACCCTGGTCGCCACCGTCCTGATGTTCACCGACGTGGTCTATGCGGCGGTCCTCTACGGTCCGGCGAACGCGGCCCGCCGGATCCCGCTGCACTCCGTCCTGGTCACGGTCCTGGCGGCCATCGCCCTGACCGCGCTCTGGCCGGACCCGCAGGTCGTGATGGCCATCATCGGCATCGCGCTGGTCACCATCGCCCCGGCCTGGACCGGCATCATCATCCGCAACCACCGCGACGCCGCGCAGGCCGCGCAGCTGCGGGCCGAGCAGATCGCGCTGCTCGCCGAGCGGGACCGGACCCAGGCCGTGATCGGCGAACGGGCCCGGATGGCCCGCGAACTGCACGACATGGTCGCCAACCACCTGTCCGCCATCGCGATCCACTCCACCGCCGCGCAGGCCATCGACGACCCGTCGGCGACCCGCGAGGCGCTCGGGGTGATCCGCGAGAACAGCGTCCAGGGTCTGGCCGAAATGCGCCGTCTCATCGGGCTGTTGCGGGATCCCAAGGCGGCCGAGGGGGACGAGGAGCCAGCCGCGACCCCCAGCCTGGAGGGGCTGGACGCCCTGATCGACCAGGCCCGGACGAGCGGCGGCAGCAGCGGGCTGACCTTCGTCCTGGAGGACACCAGGAGCCCGGACGGTCCCGGGACGGCGCCCCGGCCGGCGGCACCGGTCGAGCTGGCCGCGTACCGCATCGTCCAGGAGTCGCTGACCAACGCGCTCAAGCACGCCGCACCCGGCGAGGTGCGGGTGCGCCTGGCCCATGACCGCGGCGGGGCACTCACCGTCGCCGTCCGCAGCCCGTTCGCCGACCGGCCCGGCCCCCGTGCGCCCGGCTCCGGCACCGGCCTGGTCGGGATGCGCGAGCGGACCGCCCTGCTGGGCGGGGCATTCGAGGCCGGCCCGGAGAGCGGGCCGGCCGGCAGAGTCTGGCTGGTGCGGGCAGCGCTGCCCGCCGCCGAGGAGGAAGAGCAACGATGACAGGCGCCGACGCGCAGCCGATCCGGGTTCTCGTCGCCGAGGACCAGTCCGCCGTACGGGCCGGGCTGGTGCTCATCCTGCGCTCCGCCCCCGACATCGAGGTGGTCGGGGAGGCGGAGGACGGCGAGGAGGCGGTACGGCTCGCCCGCGAGCTGCACCCCGACCTCGTCCTCATGGACATCCAGATGCCCCGCCTCGACGGGGTCTCCGCCACCCGGCAGGTGGTCTCCGAGAAGCTGGCGGACGTCCTGGTCCTGACCACCTTCGACCTGGACGAATACGTCTTCGGGGCGCTGCGGGCGGGCGCCGCGGGCTTTCTCCTCAAGGACAGCGACGCGGCCGCGCTGCTGACCGCGGTGCGCACCGTGGCGTCCGGCGAGGGGCTGATCGCTCCCGCGGTGACCCGGCGGCTGATCGCGGAGTTCGCGAGCCCGCGCACGGCCGTGCGGCGGCCGGCCCGGGACGGCGAGGCGCCGGATCCGGCGGTCCTGGACGCGCTGACGCCCCGCGAGCGGGAGGTGCTGGGGTGCCTGGGGCGGGGGCTGTCGAACGCCGATATCGCCCTGCGGCTGGCCATGGCCGAGGCCACCGTCAAGACCCATGTGAGCCGGCTGCTGGCCAAACTGGACCTGCGCAGCCGCGTACAGGCAGCCGTCCTGGCCCAGGAACTGGGGGTGGACGGGCCATAGGGGCGGGGGGACGCCGGGAGGGAGGGGCGGGTCCGGGGCGGACGGGCCGGGCGCGGCGGGGCTCAGGGAAGCGCGCGACGGGGCCCTTGGGGGCGGCGCGCGGCGGCGCAAGGCAGGGCCGGGGACGCCGTAGGGGCCGCCCGAACGCATCCCGTAGGGGACGCACGGCCCCCCTGCGGGGCCACAACCAGCAGCGCCCGGGGATGTTCCCCGGGCCGCCCAATTCAGGCCACGTTCACCCTCTGGCCGGGCGGTGCTGCCTCCAGCCAGGCGAGGAAGCCGGTGAGCGCGTCCTCGCTCATCGCCAGTTCCAGTCGGGTGCCGCGGTGCCGGCAGGCCAGGACGATGGAGTCGGAGAGCAGTGCCAGCTCCTCCTCGCCCTGCGGGGTGCGGCGCTCCAGGACCTCGATGGCGGAGCGCTCCAGGAGCCGTCGTGGCCGGGGCGCGTACGAGAACACCCGGAACCATTCGACCCGGTCGCCGTTGTAGCGCGCCACACCGTAGATCCAGCCCTTGCCGCCGGTCTCGTTCTCCGGCACGTGCCAGCGCAGACTGCAGTCGAAGGTGCCACCGGACCGCTGGATGAGCCGCCGCCTCAGTCCGAAGACGAACAGTCCCAGCAGCACCAGTACTACGACCACGCCGCTCACAAGCAGAGCGAGGACCATCTCGACCGACCTCCTCGCTTCGGTGGGGGTACCCCCGCGCCGGTCAGGCGGCGGGGCGGGAATCGCACCTGCATTGCCTCAGCCGCGGGCCGCTCCGGACAACTCCGGGCAGCCCGCGGCTGAGGATCGATCTCGTCGGCGACGGGGCTCAGTGAACGCCCGTCACCGCACGCAGCCGGACATCGGCGCGACGCTCGGCGGCCGCGTCAGCGTCCGACTTCGCTCGCTCCAGGGCCCGCTCCGCGCGCTGGACATCGATCTCGTCCGACAGCTCGGCGATCTCCGCGAGCAGAGACAGCTTGTTGTCGGCGAACGAGATGAAGCCGCCGTGCACCGCGGCGACGACGGTGCCGTCCCCGCTCTCGCCCGTCGTACGAATCGTCACCGGGCCGGACTGCAGCACGCCCAGCAGCGGCTGGTGTCCGGGCATGACTCCGATGTCGCCCGACGAGGTGCGCGCGACGACCAGGCTGGCCTCGCCGGACCAGACCTGACGGTCCGCGGCGACCAACTCGACGTGCAGCTCAGCCACGATGGCTCCTCGGGTCTCCACCTGCCTGGCTCGGCAGATGTTGGGTCAAATACTAGTGGTCGTCCGGGCCGGGGGCGGCCAGGGCCGCCCCCGGGACCGTGCCGGGGTCAGGAGACGCCCAGCTCCTTGGCATTGGCCTTCAGGTCCTCGATGCCACCGCACATGAAGAACGCCTGCTCGGGGAAGTGGTCGTAGTCGCCGTCCGCGATCGCGTTGAACGCGGTGATCGACTCGTCGAGCGAGACGTCCGAGCCGTCGACACCGGTGAACTGCTTCGCCACGTGGGTGTTCTGCGACAGGAACCGCTCGATACGACGGGCGCGGTGGACGGTGAGCTTGTCCTCCTCGCCGAGCTCGTCGATACCCAGAATCGCGATGATGTCCTGGAGGTCCTTGTACTTCTGCAGGATCGTCTTGACGCGCGAGGCGCAGTCGTAGTGGTCCTGCGAGATGTAGCGGGGGTCCAGGATCCGGGACGTCGAGTCCAGCGGGTCGACCGCCGGGTAGATGCCCTTCTCCGAGATCGGGCGCGACAGAACGGTGGTCGCGTCCAGGTGGGCGAAGGTGGTGGCCGGCGCCGGGTCGGTCAGGTCGTCCGCGGGGACGTAGATCGCCTGCATCGAGGTGATCGAGTGACCACGGGTCGAGGTGATGCGCTCCTGCAGCAGACCCATCTCGTCCGCCAGGTTCGGCTGGTAACCCACCGCGGACGGCATACGGCCGAGCAGCGTGGAGACCTCGGAACCCGCCTGGGTGTAGCGGAAGATGTTGTCGATGAAGAAGAGCACGTCCTGCTTCTGCACATCGCGGAAGTACTCCGCCATGGTCAGACCGGCCAGGGCGACGCGCAGACGGGTGCCCGGGGGCTCGTCCATCTGGCCGAAGACCAGCGCGGTCTTGTCGATGACGCCGGAGTCCGTCATCTCCTCGATGAGGTCGTTGCCCTCACGGGTGCGCTCACCGACACCGGCGAACACCGACACACCGTCGTGGTTGTTGGCCACGCGGTAGATCATTTCCTGGATCAGAACGGTCTTGCCGACACCGGCACCACCGAACAGACCGATCTTGCCGCCCTTGACGTACGGGGTCAGCAGGTCGATGACCTTGACGCCGGTCTCGAACATCTCGGTCTTGGACTCGAGCTGGTCGAAGGAGGGGGCCTTGCGGTGGATCGCCCAGCGCTCGGTGACCTCGGACGCGGCCTCCGGCTTGTTCAGGATCTCGCCGAGGGTGTTGAACACCTTGCCCTTGGTGACGTCGCCGACGGGGACCGTGATCCCGGTGCCGGTGTTGGTCACCGCGGCCTGGCGGACCAGACCGTCGGTGGGCTGCATGGAGATGGCGCGGACCAGGCCCTCGCCCAGGTGCTGGGCGACCTCGAGGGTCAGCGTCTTGAGCTTGCCCTCCTCGGCCGGGTCGGCGACCTCGACGGTCAGCGCGTTGTAGATGTCCGGCATCGCGTCGACGGGGAACTCCACGTCGACGACCGGGCCGATGACCCGGGCGACGCGGCCCGTTGCCGTGGCCGTTTCAACAGTGGTGGTCATAGTGGTCAGTCACTCCCCGCGGTCGCGTCGGCCAGAGCACTGGCGCCACCGACGATCTCGCTGATTTCCTGGGTGATTTCGGCCTGTCGGGCCGCGTTGGCAAGCCGCGAGAGCGACTTGATGAGCTCTTCCGCGTTGTCGGTCGCCGACTTCATCGCACGGCGCGTGGCGGCGTGCTTGGAGGCGGCGGCCTGCAGAAGGGCGTTGTAGATCCGCGACTCGACGTACCGCGGAAGCAGTGCGTCGAGGACGTCCTCGGCCGACGGCTCGAAGTCGAACAGCGGAAGGATCTCGCCCTTGGACGTCTCCTCCGACTCCTGCGCCGCCTTGTCGAGGCGGAGCGGCAGCAGCCGGTCGTCGAGCGCCGTCTGCGTCATCATCGAGATGAACTCGGTGGTGACGATGTGGAGTTCGTCCACACCGCCCTCGGCCGTGTCCTGCTGGACAGCGGCGATGAGCGGGGCGGCGACCGCCTTGGCGTCCGCGTACGTCGGGTTGTCGGTGAAGCCGGTCCACGACTCCACGACCTTGCGCTCGCGGAAGCTGTAGTACGACACGCCCTTGCGCCCGACGATGTAGGCGTCGACCTCCTTGCCCTCGGCCTTGAGCCGCTCGGTGAGCTTCTCGGCGGCCTTGATGACGTTGGAGGAGTAGCCGCCGGCCAGACCGCGGTCGCTCGTGATGAGCAGCAGCGCGGCCCGGGTGGGCTGCTCCGCCTCGGTCGTCAGCGGGTGCTGGGTGTTCGAGCCCGTGGCAACCGCCGTCACCGCGCGGGTCAGTTCACTCGCGTACGG comes from the Streptomyces angustmyceticus genome and includes:
- a CDS encoding F0F1 ATP synthase subunit epsilon — its product is MAELHVELVAADRQVWSGEASLVVARTSSGDIGVMPGHQPLLGVLQSGPVTIRTTGESGDGTVVAAVHGGFISFADNKLSLLAEIAELSDEIDVQRAERALERAKSDADAAAERRADVRLRAVTGVH
- a CDS encoding DUF2550 domain-containing protein; the encoded protein is MVLALLVSGVVVVLVLLGLFVFGLRRRLIQRSGGTFDCSLRWHVPENETGGKGWIYGVARYNGDRVEWFRVFSYAPRPRRLLERSAIEVLERRTPQGEEELALLSDSIVLACRHRGTRLELAMSEDALTGFLAWLEAAPPGQRVNVA
- the atpD gene encoding F0F1 ATP synthase subunit beta, whose amino-acid sequence is MTTTVETATATGRVARVIGPVVDVEFPVDAMPDIYNALTVEVADPAEEGKLKTLTLEVAQHLGEGLVRAISMQPTDGLVRQAAVTNTGTGITVPVGDVTKGKVFNTLGEILNKPEAASEVTERWAIHRKAPSFDQLESKTEMFETGVKVIDLLTPYVKGGKIGLFGGAGVGKTVLIQEMIYRVANNHDGVSVFAGVGERTREGNDLIEEMTDSGVIDKTALVFGQMDEPPGTRLRVALAGLTMAEYFRDVQKQDVLFFIDNIFRYTQAGSEVSTLLGRMPSAVGYQPNLADEMGLLQERITSTRGHSITSMQAIYVPADDLTDPAPATTFAHLDATTVLSRPISEKGIYPAVDPLDSTSRILDPRYISQDHYDCASRVKTILQKYKDLQDIIAILGIDELGEEDKLTVHRARRIERFLSQNTHVAKQFTGVDGSDVSLDESITAFNAIADGDYDHFPEQAFFMCGGIEDLKANAKELGVS
- a CDS encoding sensor histidine kinase; this encodes MTAPPHAAPGRPHRLDLLIAVGGLLGGLLLWAMNLHGGPSRLGLPPSLTLVALTAMAVAELMRRTAPMAALALAVPALALDICAGTLVATVLMFTDVVYAAVLYGPANAARRIPLHSVLVTVLAAIALTALWPDPQVVMAIIGIALVTIAPAWTGIIIRNHRDAAQAAQLRAEQIALLAERDRTQAVIGERARMARELHDMVANHLSAIAIHSTAAQAIDDPSATREALGVIRENSVQGLAEMRRLIGLLRDPKAAEGDEEPAATPSLEGLDALIDQARTSGGSSGLTFVLEDTRSPDGPGTAPRPAAPVELAAYRIVQESLTNALKHAAPGEVRVRLAHDRGGALTVAVRSPFADRPGPRAPGSGTGLVGMRERTALLGGAFEAGPESGPAGRVWLVRAALPAAEEEEQR
- a CDS encoding F0F1 ATP synthase subunit gamma, coding for MGAKLRVYKRRIRSVTATKKITKAMEMIAASRVVKAQRQVAASTPYASELTRAVTAVATGSNTQHPLTTEAEQPTRAALLLITSDRGLAGGYSSNVIKAAEKLTERLKAEGKEVDAYIVGRKGVSYYSFRERKVVESWTGFTDNPTYADAKAVAAPLIAAVQQDTAEGGVDELHIVTTEFISMMTQTALDDRLLPLRLDKAAQESEETSKGEILPLFDFEPSAEDVLDALLPRYVESRIYNALLQAAASKHAATRRAMKSATDNAEELIKSLSRLANAARQAEITQEISEIVGGASALADATAGSD
- a CDS encoding response regulator, which produces MTGADAQPIRVLVAEDQSAVRAGLVLILRSAPDIEVVGEAEDGEEAVRLARELHPDLVLMDIQMPRLDGVSATRQVVSEKLADVLVLTTFDLDEYVFGALRAGAAGFLLKDSDAAALLTAVRTVASGEGLIAPAVTRRLIAEFASPRTAVRRPARDGEAPDPAVLDALTPREREVLGCLGRGLSNADIALRLAMAEATVKTHVSRLLAKLDLRSRVQAAVLAQELGVDGP